A genomic segment from Spinacia oleracea cultivar Varoflay chromosome 3, BTI_SOV_V1, whole genome shotgun sequence encodes:
- the LOC110783513 gene encoding F-box/kelch-repeat protein At3g27150 has product MSKGREIEDKEVDMEGGEFNIEEYEDEEEEDFYDYESDKEFVHVIDLNFFSNEPQPGKKIRKCDTFDVPFGLDLSLSIEPQDADYVLSHIPQLSDELENMIIARIPLLEFRKLCLVNKKFLAQIRNGDLLKERRMIGVREASVFMLASGEEHWCAFDQQFTFHKALPILPCDDVFKLGDKESLCAGTHLLVCGNGLDGPVVWTYEVIMNKWFKGSSMIEPRCLFASASSGDLAYVAGGIGLENKGILNSAERYDPVTRSWEPLPKMRNKRKMCSGVYMDEKFYVFGGQNQIGEVLTSAEVFDEKKNIWVEIPGILTGLTLPTSQSTQSPPLVAVVNNELYTIETSTNCLMVYLKNSNSWRDLGEIPVRADINKGWGVAFKSLGNELLVIGGSTISLSGRGMTIYTCCPYPNAETLNWKLLDGGGHSRSHFIRNCTVMVA; this is encoded by the coding sequence ATGTCCAAAGGCAGAGAAATTGAAGATAAGGAAGTTGATATGGAAGGCGGCGAGTTTAATATAGAAGAGTATGaagatgaggaagaagaggattTCTATGACTATGAATCTGATAAGGAATTCGTTCATGTTATTGACTTGAATTTCTTTTCTAATGAGCCACAACCTGGTAAAAAAATCAGGAAGTGTGATACTTTCGATGTTCCTTTTGGGCTTGATTTATCATTAAGTATCGAGCCTCAGGATGCAGATTATGTACTCTCTCATATTCCCCAACTCAGTGATGAGTTAGAGAATATGATTATAGCCCGAATTCCACTCCTGGAATTCAGAAAACTGTGCTTAGTGAACAAGAAGTTCTTAGCACAGATAAGAAATGGGGACTTGTTGAAAGAAAGGAGAATGATTGGTGTAAGAGAAGCATCAGTGTTCATGCTTGCCAGTGGGGAAGAACACTGGTGCGCGTTTGATCAACAATTCACATTCCATAAGGCGCTACCTATATTACCCTGTGATGATGTCTTCAAACTTGGAGATAAAGAGTCTCTTTGTGCCGGGACTCATCTCCTTGTTTGTGGGAATGGGTTAGATGGACCTGTCGTATGGACTTATGAAGTGATCATGAACAAATGGTTCAAGGGTTCTTCCATGATTGAGCCTAGGTGTCTGTTTGCATCTGCATCATCTGGTGACTTAGCCTATGTGGCAGGAGGTATTGGTCTGGAGAACAAAGGGATTTTGAATTCGGCTGAAAGGTATGATCCTGTAACCAGATCGTGGGAGCCATTACCTAAGATGAGGAATAAGAGAAAGATGTGTTCCGGTGTTTACATGGATGAGAAGTTTTATGTGTTCGGAGGTCAGAACCAAATTGGTGAAGTTTTAACCTCTGCTGAAGTATTTGATGAGAAGAAAAACATATGGGTAGAGATACCGGGAATTTTAACTGGTTTAACACTACCAACTTCCCAATCCACCCAGTCTCCTCCTCTTGTTGCTGTTGTTAATAATGAGCTATACACTATAGAAACTTCAACAAATTGTTTGATGGTGTACTTAAAAAACAGCAATTCTTGGAGGGATTTGGGAGAAATTCCTGTTCGAGCTGATATAAACAAAGGTTGGGGTGTGGCCTTCAAGTCTCTTGGTAATGAATTGCTCGTGATAGGTGGATCAACGATCTCTTTGTCAGGTCGTGGTATGACTATTTATACTTGCTGCCCTTACCCGAATGCTGAAACCTTGAACTGGAAGCTACTTGATGGTGGTGGCCATAGCAGAAGCCATTTTATAAGGAACTGTACTGTTATGGTGGCTTGA